The genomic segment GTAGTAAAATGACCCCTTGTAAACGACATGACCACAGCCCTGGTAGAACCTCTTGACGtcaatagtttttgtttgtttgttgcctGAGCTCTGAAATGCTGAGATATTCTCGTACTCCACCAAGACTCGACCTGGGGAAGAAATGTCAATATGCTTAATCCAAAATGATTCACAAGACTCTGTGATGAATGATGAAAGAGTTACGGTTGCTGTATAAATCACCTGAAAAATGATCGGCCAGCCAGTATCGACCGTTATCCAGCTGTGATGCATCTGACATCCAGGCTCCAAAagtgcttttcattttgatggCTTTCTCAGAGCAGTTAATAGTATTAATATTTCCATCTAAATGAATAAAGATAGGTATTTTAGAATTTGAACAGTATTTTAAGAGGTTActaaatagatagatagatagatagatagatagataatttGGCACATTTTTCTAACCAGTTTTTGTCCATCTCTCATTGGCTGTCACATTGATCTTTTTGACGGTCTGGACTGGATATGAGGaatctaaagaaaaaagaagaagaaaacaaaggctttttcttcttttcacaaagtttaaaaagatAGTGGCTGTTTATTGCTGTTTGTAGCCAATATGACTGCTAAGAAATACTCTATTTTTTGTGCAAGTTGGTCATAAATCTTTCCACTGCTAATGTACTTAATTGAACCTTGGAataattaaatctttaaaatcgTCATTTCAAAGATGATGGATGGGTtttgagagaagagagacatcTAATAAACTAAATCTAAATGTTAGTAAGTCAATACTgaaagcaaatactgtatggtACATATGACAGTTTCTTACCACTTTCCATGGGTGTATCAATAATGTTTCCACTGCTTTTGAGATTGTCCCTCTTTTGAGCCAGTTCCACAGATAGTGaggctaaaaaataaaatgaaacatatatacatgtagatagatagatagatacatataaatatacatactaATGGTGCTATAGTGCAGCACTAGGTACAGAAGACATAACTGAGGGTTTTTAGGTCATTGTTACTTTCACATATAATTCAAAATATGTGTTTCttgttaataatttatttggTGCCCCAGTAACAGTTTTGCTTTTGGTATCATTCAAGTTGCCATGGGTCTTGTCCTGATCAAATGATACTGACTCTAGAAGATAAAATAGAATTgggattaattttttttccatgaagtCAAAGTTAGGTTTGTCTTTAAAGTTTCCCTGCAACTCAAAATGGCTGTTTACCaggttctgtttttgtgtctagaAGTTTCTTAGAGTCAGTAACATTCAAGAGATCTCTGGTGTTTTCAGGTGAATGTGGTCTTGGTAATTCTGCAGAAAGGAAGACGAGATTCAACTTGAGAAGATGTACAGACATTAAATATCAACGCCAATAGCACTCAGATAATTCATTGTTGTATGGTTCTGTAATTGGAAGCTGGAATTCACTTTACTCACCAGTTTTTGTCCATCGCTCATTGCTAGttaaatttagctttttgttCTGGAAGtctacagaaataaagaaaaagactaattcacattttctcataTTAGAGATATACTTTAAGTAGTGTATTGCTTCCTACTATTATACCAGTCAACATACTACCTGATCTGAACAGTGGCTTGTGCATGATTGTGGGTATTTATTCTGTTTGCAGCCACTATAACTAGTAAGCAGCCCTCTCTATTTCTTGTGCAATACTCGCAATGATTATAAACGAGTTAATGTATTTCACCATGGAGTGAAAAAATCTTCAAATCAGCATTTTGAAGATAATGATGAACTTTAAACATTAATGTGAATTAGTCAATACTGACATCAAGTGCAGTACATATAGTGTGACAGTTTGGTACCACTTGTCGTGGGTGATTTAGTCACGGTTCTGCTGCCATTGAAGGCATCACTGTTGTGGTTTTCAGAAAGTGGGGCTGTACATTAAAGTTGACTTATTCTAATGGTTTTATAGTGCAGCACCTTTAATTTAAACGCAAGAGACAAAACGGGATGTTTTGAAGTTATAgttaatttacacacacacacacacagtaattcaAACACAGGATTTCCTACCCGCTAATAATTTTAGTGGTGCCTCTGTAATATTCTCTCTTTTGGCATTATTCAAGGTGCCAGCTGATACTGCATATTTCTTACCACTTTTCATGGGTTTATCAATAACGGCTCTGCTGCCATTGGAGGCATCACTGTTCTGGTCCTCAGAAAGTGGGGCTgtggaataaaatgaaacattatatataatgttatcAAGTTATGGTCACTCATTTGACACATAATACTCAAAATAGTATTTCCTTCctgttaataattaattaatcaataatggtGTCCCTGTAATAATCCCTGTGTTGAAGTCATTCAAGGTGTTTTGGCTGTTGTCTTTATCAAACGACACTGACTCTAGAAAATAAAAGGTATTGAGtttaacaagtttttttttttttttttttcatgtaatcaAGACATAGTTTATATTTTATGCATCCTGAATTCAACAGAACAAGAGAATGGAACTAATCAGCAAAGCCACTGGTCCCTGTAACTGGCAGAgtggaaaaactgcaaaatatttattaaatttttttaaagatttgacTTGAGATTTTGAttacagcagaaaatgttttgtcacaTTACAAATTATGGAAAGTTAATTTTTGTATTAGACATCTATtttttccagtggtggaaagcgaCTTAAGTACATATACTACTGTATTTAAGTATagttttgaagtacttgtattttacttgactatttcaattttatgctaATTTCTAGTGTTTGGTAAGGACATATTGACTGCACTACCTTTATTTGACGGCTACAGTTACTGGCTATTTTTCAAACTGAGAttctacatttgaaaaaaaaaatgtgaacataagattataaaatacaacacattgcCAAAGACTAGTGGCTCTCAAACTTTCTGGCTCATGAATCCTTACAAAACGaacaaaacagtgtgtgttattgtgatTATGACTGCTGATTAGGtttcagatgtctgtgtgttgttagcagttccaccaaagagacatttcccttCCATTCCCCCTGGGAGTTTACTTTActcaaagtacattttgctgataatacttctgtacgTTAACTTTTGCTTAAGATCAAATCTGTGTGTACAAACATTTCATGAATGAGTTCCAGTGTCTCCTACCTGTTAGTAATTTAATTGGTGCTGTGTTGGTTTCAATCCAGGTGTCATGTCTGTAGTCTGGACGAGGTTCTACTAACtctgtagaaaataaaacagattaagTCAACCATAATGTTGTATATCAAACCAGGCAGTATGTGGTCATACAGTACAGTCTGATCCCTAGCTAGTATTAAGGTATATCGAGGTTGGACTTTTAAGAGTGTGACGAAATAAATGTGGATTAAATTAACATCAGTAAAACAGTCTGTCAGTAACATCTTCCCTCCATTCAAAATGCTTGCATACCAGATTCCTTATTTTTGTCTAGAAGCTAGACATACAAGTGAACTGGTCAATACTGATACCAAATACAGGACATACAGCAGGACAGTTTCTCACCACTTTTCATTGTGGTATCACTAATATTTCCACTGCCATTGACGGTATGACTGTTGCGACCCAAGTCCACAGAAAGAAGGGCTGAAGAATGAAATGAGACATCACATTACAAATATTAATGGTGTTAGTGTTCAAAGTCTCTAATTGGGACATGAGAGGCAAACGTCGGATAGTTTATAATTTCAGTTCAAAGCACAATAGTTCCCACCTGTTGATAATTTTACTGGTGCCTCTGTGACATTTCCTGTGTTGGTATCATTCAAGGTGCCGAGGCTGTAGTCTGGATGAAATGATGCTGACTCTGGAAAATAAAAGAGTTTTGggtttaatgtgttttttttttttttttcatatagtCAAAGACACGTTTGTCTTCATTCTCCCTCCCCGGCTAAAAATGGATGTTTACCAGGTTCCGTTTTCGTGTCCAGAAGTTTCTCAGAGTCAGCAACATTCACAACATTTCCGGCGTCATCAGCTGGATGTGGTGTTGGTGaatctgcagagagaaagataagGTTTAACTAGAAGAAATGGTACAGACATCACATTAATGCCATAAACATTAAAGAAGAACTAAGGCCTTTAATCACAAAAAGCCTATAATCAATGCCAGTAACCCATATAATTGTTATATACTATATGTGGATTATTTCCTACCAGTCTTGTTCATTGTTGGCCTGCTAATGTTTTCTGTGTCGATGTCACTGAAGGCCTCCCCGGTCAGGAAAGGAGGTGACGAATCTAAATATGTAGAGTAAGAGAAAAGGGAAGTTAacgtttgtgttttgtttatactTTAAAACTACTGTTCATAATAATAAGGGAAGCCAAAATGCATATGAAAAGTCGAACTTTCAAATATTCAAAGCCAACACTTCATGCTGAAAGATTTCCTACCATGTAGACTTGAAAAGCTGCCAGTACTTTGTGGTTTTCTCCTTCATGAAGCTTGATGCCATAGCTACCACtgaatttgggtttttttttttttttctggaggacTAAACTTAAAACTAAGAACCAACACTTTGTGGGAATTTTATAGACTAATTCCAATATTTCTAGACTCAACGCTATATTTAAATTAGACTTTAGAACTGTTTTCCTGGCAGAGTGGCGATGGCTCTGAGACCATCATGTTGGGAAATAGAATTTAAAGAGAATATGATTGAAAAGTTAAttgaataaagaaaatgtaaacaaatccaaatcatccaaatattcaaattaaagtcCAAATAAGAAAGTGTGTGgccattttttttgtggcagAGAATGACCTTGGACTCCTGACCTCAGTATCTTTAAAATCCTGACTATGGCACTGTCTGTGGGCAATTTGAATTGGTTACAGTGGATTATTCAAAGTAACCCAGTGCATTAGGATTGAgatgaaaatatatacatttcacCATATTTTGGTAAAACGGGTAAAACAGTGCAGGTTACCCTGACGACCCATGAGGATAGACACTGAAGAGGTGGATTATCCTCAAGGAGTGATTGGAGAAGTTTCTTGGGATATTTCATGAATTCAAGGTGACCACAGCCTCACAACCAACAAGTCTGCAGGGTTGAGTGTTTGATACTCAGAAGATTTTGGGGTATAACTTgacaagatttttattttttctttaggCCTCGGTGTCATTTCTGTGAAGAGCTTTTTCAGCAGTGATCACGAGACGTGCTGGTTTAGTGTAGATAAAGATTCTGTAGAGATGTTCTTACCCATGAGCATGTTGGTTTGATCAACATGTCCTCCAATGGTCTTTTTTCTCACTTGACTAGAATAACAGACAGGACAGGCTGGACCAGGTAAGCCTGGTGGACCCGGCAGACCCCTTTGACCAGGAGGACCTTCAAATATAGACATAGCTATATGTCACACATGAAAAACTGACCCAGTAAACAAAACTGCGGGCAAGcaacaacaacgacaaaaaacgaaagaaaaaaaaaggaaacagtttaTTTGGTCTTCTGTGTGAATTTGTGATATATTTTTCAATAGTTTGGCTTCAAAGGGAaactttctttttgtaatttaaagCTGGGGGAAAGAATCATTATTAAACCAAAAGGATTAGTTCAAAGAAGTTGtggttcagtttgtttattaCAAAACTTAGTGACCGTCTCAGTGGTAGTGGGGCTTAACAAGACaagtttgtgctgaaaaaaaagatgataaactcagaaaacaaaaagtatattttgtaaaataatgtgaaagCTTTTTTTGAGCCTTGGAGTAATACTGGATATAGTCTGAGCGACTCTGTGAGATGTGACCTCTCCCCCCTGTTAGACACATTATTCCTATCGGGTTCACCCTCGGTTAGAATGCCGTTGGAGGTTTCACCTTTCAGCCGGGGAGGCCCAGGGTCTCCTTTAGGTCCCGGTTTTCCTACGTTACCAGGGGGTCTTACAGTATTCATTAACAGGTTTGTTATCATTAGTTCCAAAGGATTAGGCAAAAAtagaaatagttaaaaaaaaaaaaaatgacaacaggaTAATCGTGTGTTAATTGTAGGACCGTGAACCTGTCAACAGATGATCAAACGTGAAAAactttttctgaatgaaaaataaaacctatgCAGATCTGTGATGCCTTAGACTGAAATGTTCCAGTAAATGAGGGAAAGTTAAACACTGTCCACAAAGTCACTTTCTCGTTGAAAGCAGCATTATTAGAGTGTAATCAGTCCAGTAAACAGCTACGTGGCAGCTATAAACAAAGTTTCTTATCCACAGTAAGTGGGAGGCTCATGTTACTTGACCATAGATGCACAGTGGAAGACCGTTTCAGACTTGTGACTGACTcctgtttttgaatttatttgtcCTTCCTTCCTGATGCACACTTCCACACAGGGTCTGTCTATAGCCAGGGAGGGACTGTTAGATTTGTGAGACTCAACAGGTCTCTCACCTCTTCTTCCTCGTCTCCCCTCCGGCCCCGGCACACCCTGTGGCCCTGGTGAACCGGCTCTACCATGCACACCTAATAGACAAGAGTACTTAGTTATGCAGTAACAAATTCAGCTTAGTTTGAGTGATTGACGCAGTTGactaaaatgtctgtttttaccTGGAGGTCCAGGtggacctgaaaaaaaaaaaatatatatacacatcacACAAACTGAATAAAGGAGGCACCagtaaccataaaaaaaaaaaaaaaaacacagtgttgcAGTGgagaatatttatttatgtgcacCTGTTAAACAAACTCCTCTGAAGTTGCTACACAGGTCCATGAAGGATTTGACctgaaatttagaaaaaaagagaaagacacagtAAAGTAAGCGTTGACCGTAAGTTAACTTCAACAGACTTGGGAAAGCCGTCCTGTACAACTCAGAGGAAGCTTTCCAAAGTTACAGAGTCCACTCTTTTAGTTGCTTGGAAACAAATATCAGTTTTTACTGTGTCACATCCTAACACCTGcaacagtctttttttaaagctgaaacaattagtcgattgacagaatATTAActggaaactattttgataatcaattaatctttcaAATAATTCTCCAAACAAAAAGGCCATAAATTCACTTCTTTCAGATGTGaatgtttgctgcttttcttcgtcttcttcAATAGAAAATCGATTCATTTTagggtttggactgttgatcggacaaaacaagcaatttgaaaatgtcagcttGTGCTCTGGGAACTTGCATGTTTCccctattttctgtcatttattagCTTAAACGATTAAACAGTTCCTGCATAAGTGATcaaaagatgaactgataatgaaaataataggtTGAAGTTACCTATTACTATTggtaattattaataattaaaaagcGAAGTTActgtgtgtaaaataaataaatacttccGTATCAGTGATACAAGGGTtgtcaaaatatacagtagcgCCCTCTGAAGAAATGCCAGCTCCTAGAGGATGTGAGTGCAGTCCAGGGAGAAGTAGGCAGCCGTCATGCCACACTGCTCAAAGTATTTATCCAGGAAGCATTCAATGGAAAAACTGACCCCTTCTTAATCACTGCAACAGACTCCTGGATTCTTTGCATTACACGGATGTGGTTCTTAACccaaaagggaaaagaggagaaatgtctcTATTAAAGATgccggaaaaaaaaacttgtcgATTCCTTGCCTGTTCTCTCTCATAGTAACAGTAATCAGTAGCTCAGAAAtctattttttcatattttacattgcAGTGAATGAACTGTAACCCTCACAGTCTCGCAAAAAGAGCCCATATTCAAGTATTTTGGTGTCTTACAGGGACCATGGAGTATGTCATGAGCATCAGCATATCCTTCTTGTCTTGACTTTGGGTCGGTTCGTCCTCCCGGTTCCTTCTGCTGCGGCGGAGCGCCTTCATCTCTGCAGCCTCTCCAGGGTCCGCGGACAGGGTTCCTGCCTGCAGCTTGCAGCTCTGCGACAGCTCCTGCATCTGGGCGTCCAACCTGACCAGCTCCTCCGTCAGCTCTTTCTGCCGaaccaacagaaacacaaaacctgCAGAGCTCAGCAGCAGTAGCGCACACATCCCCACCAGCGGCACTTTCCACATGTTGAAAACTCCACTTCTCTCCTTCATATTTGTGCCCTGTTTCCTGATCTGGGCTCTgaaattcacaaacacatacagcacatactgtatctgaacACCTGCCAACAGATGAGACGTCAGGGGGAACTACACTCGAGCTGTTGGAGAGGgataaacatgtcaaaaatcTGTCTGTAACTACTCGGGGAACCACATGATGTGTTGCGCAACAAAAAGCATCTGGGAAACCGTTACAGTAAAATCGGTAGGCTTGCTTGATTTAGAAGCAGCTAATGTACATATTTCCAGAATCTTTCTAGTACTCTTCCTCTCAATATTGTCACCAAACCATCCTACACAAAAAGACATGGAAGTGGAACAAATAAGTTGTGAACAAAGGAGGCATTCTACAAAAGCGCTTTCGGTCAAAgactgtgattgtgtgtgtgtgtgtgtgtgtgtgtgtgtgtgtgtgtgtgtgtgtgtgtgtgcgtgcgtatttgtgtgtgtgtgtatgtgtgtgtcaagaTATCCTTTTTATGAAAGGGgttttgatgctgttttttattaTCTAAACATGCATTACCAAATAAAGAATCAAagttgcatatttttttctcaacttgTATTGTTGTACAAGTAACCTCAAAAATTCCTccgtttcaaaataaaagccccaaTTGTTCCAGTTTTGTCGCTACTGCAATGAGGAAAGCAACTTTGTCAGCCAATTTGGAATAAAAGCCCCCACCTAAACCCCTAAATGTGAGGCCAATATCTTGATCAACAGCATACCAGCTTTTCAAAAGGCCACTGAGCTTGAAGGGCAGCTCATTATAAGCACACGCCCACCGCTTGAACACTGTTTTCCATTCCACGTTTGCATCTCTGATTTATTACGATGAAGTCAGTAAGTGGTGAGTGAACTGTTCACAGAAATTTGACATGAAATTCTTAAGACTAAGCtcataaaatgataaaaaataaaatgttctcatGCCACTGGGTAAACCCCTGCTCCCTTTGTCACAGGTCAGTCTGACCTAGCTAATTAATTTCACCCTGAAAAGCCTCCTTGGCTGATGAATTGGacagtgggggtttttttttttttcttttccttttgaacAGAACCAAATGTGATGTAagcccattttaaaa from the Xiphias gladius isolate SHS-SW01 ecotype Sanya breed wild chromosome 8, ASM1685928v1, whole genome shotgun sequence genome contains:
- the LOC120793535 gene encoding gliomedin-like isoform X1 is translated as MKERSGVFNMWKVPLVGMCALLLLSSAGFVFLLVRQKELTEELVRLDAQMQELSQSCKLQAGTLSADPGEAAEMKALRRSRRNREDEPTQSQDKKDMLMLMTYSMVPVKSFMDLCSNFRGVCLTGPPGPPGVHGRAGSPGPQGVPGPEGRRGRRGPPGQRGLPGPPGLPGPACPVCYSSQVRKKTIGGHVDQTNMLMDSSPPFLTGEAFSDIDTENISRPTMNKTDSPTPHPADDAGNVVNVADSEKLLDTKTEPESASFHPDYSLGTLNDTNTGNVTEAPVKLSTALLSVDLGRNSHTVNGSGNISDTTMKSELVEPRPDYRHDTWIETNTAPIKLLTAPLSEDQNSDASNGSRAVIDKPMKSDFQNKKLNLTSNERWTKTELPRPHSPENTRDLLNVTDSKKLLDTKTEPESVSFDQDKTHGNLNDTKSKTVTGAPNKLLTTSLSVELAQKRDNLKSSGNIIDTPMESDSSYPVQTVKKINVTANERWTKTDGNINTINCSEKAIKMKSTFGAWMSDASQLDNGRYWLADHFSGRVLVEYENISAFQSSGNKQTKTIDVKRFYQGCGHVVYKGSFYYHNAGTNKLIKFDLNTGRTETLTMANSRYNNLTYLFYNSKTYFKFAVDENGLWVIFASDTDDNTMIAKLNPDTFSTESVINTAYPTTKAGNALIVCGVLYFTDDKDRRVSYAFDLKKESPFDASFDLRPASGILAMLSYYPNRKLVYMWDNSSVKTCRVKFKVT
- the LOC120793535 gene encoding gliomedin-like isoform X4: MDLCSNFRGVCLTGVHGRAGSPGPQGVPGPEGRRGRRGPPGQRGLPGPPGLPGPACPVCYSSQVRKKTIGGHVDQTNMLMDSSPPFLTGEAFSDIDTENISRPTMNKTDSPTPHPADDAGNVVNVADSEKLLDTKTEPESASFHPDYSLGTLNDTNTGNVTEAPVKLSTALLSVDLGRNSHTVNGSGNISDTTMKSELVEPRPDYRHDTWIETNTAPIKLLTAPLSEDQNSDASNGSRAVIDKPMKSDFQNKKLNLTSNERWTKTELPRPHSPENTRDLLNVTDSKKLLDTKTEPESVSFDQDKTHGNLNDTKSKTVTGAPNKLLTTSLSVELAQKRDNLKSSGNIIDTPMESDSSYPVQTVKKINVTANERWTKTDGNINTINCSEKAIKMKSTFGAWMSDASQLDNGRYWLADHFSGRVLVEYENISAFQSSGNKQTKTIDVKRFYQGCGHVVYKGSFYYHNAGTNKLIKFDLNTGRTETLTMANSRYNNLTYLFYNSKTYFKFAVDENGLWVIFASDTDDNTMIAKLNPDTFSTESVINTAYPTTKAGNALIVCGVLYFTDDKDRRVSYAFDLKKESPFDASFDLRPASGILAMLSYYPNRKLVYMWDNSSVKTCRVKFKVT
- the LOC120793535 gene encoding gliomedin-like isoform X3; this encodes MQELSQSCKLQAGTLSADPGEAAEMKALRRSRRNREDEPTQSQDKKDMLMLMTYSMVPVKSFMDLCSNFRGVCLTGPPGPPGVHGRAGSPGPQGVPGPEGRRGRRGPPGQRGLPGPPGLPGPACPVCYSSQVRKKTIGGHVDQTNMLMDSSPPFLTGEAFSDIDTENISRPTMNKTDSPTPHPADDAGNVVNVADSEKLLDTKTEPESASFHPDYSLGTLNDTNTGNVTEAPVKLSTALLSVDLGRNSHTVNGSGNISDTTMKSELVEPRPDYRHDTWIETNTAPIKLLTAPLSEDQNSDASNGSRAVIDKPMKSDFQNKKLNLTSNERWTKTELPRPHSPENTRDLLNVTDSKKLLDTKTEPESVSFDQDKTHGNLNDTKSKTVTGAPNKLLTTSLSVELAQKRDNLKSSGNIIDTPMESDSSYPVQTVKKINVTANERWTKTDGNINTINCSEKAIKMKSTFGAWMSDASQLDNGRYWLADHFSGRVLVEYENISAFQSSGNKQTKTIDVKRFYQGCGHVVYKGSFYYHNAGTNKLIKFDLNTGRTETLTMANSRYNNLTYLFYNSKTYFKFAVDENGLWVIFASDTDDNTMIAKLNPDTFSTESVINTAYPTTKAGNALIVCGVLYFTDDKDRRVSYAFDLKKESPFDASFDLRPASGILAMLSYYPNRKLVYMWDNSSVKTCRVKFKVT
- the LOC120793535 gene encoding gliomedin-like isoform X2, which gives rise to MKERSGVFNMWKVPLVGMCALLLLSSAGFVFLLVRQKELTEELVRLDAQMQELSQSCKLQAGTLSADPGEAAEMKALRRSRRNREDEPTQSQDKKDMLMLMTYSMVPVKSFMDLCSNFRGVCLTGVHGRAGSPGPQGVPGPEGRRGRRGPPGQRGLPGPPGLPGPACPVCYSSQVRKKTIGGHVDQTNMLMDSSPPFLTGEAFSDIDTENISRPTMNKTDSPTPHPADDAGNVVNVADSEKLLDTKTEPESASFHPDYSLGTLNDTNTGNVTEAPVKLSTALLSVDLGRNSHTVNGSGNISDTTMKSELVEPRPDYRHDTWIETNTAPIKLLTAPLSEDQNSDASNGSRAVIDKPMKSDFQNKKLNLTSNERWTKTELPRPHSPENTRDLLNVTDSKKLLDTKTEPESVSFDQDKTHGNLNDTKSKTVTGAPNKLLTTSLSVELAQKRDNLKSSGNIIDTPMESDSSYPVQTVKKINVTANERWTKTDGNINTINCSEKAIKMKSTFGAWMSDASQLDNGRYWLADHFSGRVLVEYENISAFQSSGNKQTKTIDVKRFYQGCGHVVYKGSFYYHNAGTNKLIKFDLNTGRTETLTMANSRYNNLTYLFYNSKTYFKFAVDENGLWVIFASDTDDNTMIAKLNPDTFSTESVINTAYPTTKAGNALIVCGVLYFTDDKDRRVSYAFDLKKESPFDASFDLRPASGILAMLSYYPNRKLVYMWDNSSVKTCRVKFKVT